The Xanthomonas sontii genomic sequence CCGGCGGCACCACGTCGAACATCGCGCGGTAGCCGGAGATCTCGTGCAACGGCCGCGCCGAGACGATCTCGGTGCGGCCGCGGTTGAGCTGCAGCACCGCCTCGACCTTGGCGTCCTTCTCCTTGCCCAGCTTGGCCAGTTCGCCGCCGACGAAATCCACCGCGAAGCGCCACGAGAAGTAATGCCGCTTCTGCCCGACCACGCCGCCCAGGCCGGTGCGGGTGGCCACGCAGTGCGCCAGCGGCGAGGACGCCGGCGCCTGTGCGCCCCAGTACAGGCGGTAGCCGAACAGCAGCTCCTGTCCGGGCTGCGGCTTGTCCTGCGGATTCCAGAACGCGACGATGTTGTCGAAGGTCTCGTCGACGGTGGGGATCTCCACCAGTTGCACCGAGCCCTTGCCCCAGCCCTGCTTCGGCTCCACCCACAGGCACGGGCGCTTCTCGTAGAACACGCCGTCGTCCTGGTAATGATCGAAGTTGCGGTCGCGCTGCAGCAGGCCGAAACCGCGCGGGTTCTCGTCGACGAACATGTTGAAGCGCAGGTGCGGCGGATTGCACAGCGGCCGCCAGATCCACTCGCCGCCGCCGGTCCACATCGCCAGGCCGTCGGTGTCGTGGATCTCCGGGCGCCAGTCCCAATCCATGCGGCGGTCGTTCTCGCCCACCTGGTACATGCTGGTGCACGGCCCCAGGCCCAGGCGCTCGATGGTCTTGCGCGGATACAGCGCGCTGTCGATGTCCATCAGCAGCACGTCGCCATTGGTGATCGCGAAGCGGTAGGCACCGGCCACGCTGGGCGAATCCAGCAGCGCGTACACCACCACCGTGTCCGAGCCGGCCTTGGGCTGCTCCAGCCAGTAGGCGATGAAGTCCGGGAATTCCTCCGGGCCGCCGGTGCCGGTATCGATCGCCAACCCGCGCGCCGACTGACCGTACTGGCCCTCCTTACCCACCGCACGGAAGTAGCTGGCGCCGAGGAAGGCGGCGAAGTCGCGCTCGGTGTCCTGCTTGGTGTTGAGGCGGAAACCGGCGAAGCCCAGTTCCTTCGGCAGCGGCTTGCCCTTCAGCCCGCTGCTGCCGTAATCGAACGCCGCGCTGTCGTAGGCCAGTTCCTGCGCCTGCCCGTCGACCAGGTCGAACATGTGCACCGGGGTCTTGAAGTACAGCCCCAGGTGGAAGAACTTGGCCTGGAATTTCGGGCCCTGCTCGGCCGCCCATAACGCATGGTCCTGGCGGTAGCGGATCGACTGGTACTGGTCCCAGGTCAAGCCCTCCACCGGCGCCGGCAGCGCCCGCTTGTGGCTCTGGTACGGCGCATCCGCCATGGCCCGCGCGTGGCCCTTGAGCCAGGCGTAGTCGAACGGCTGCGGCTTGCCCAGGCGGCGCAGGCCCACCGCAGGGGCCGCCTGGCCGAGCATCGGCATCGCCGGCAAGCCCATGGCGGCGAAGGCGGCGGCGGCGTTCTTGAGGAAATCGCGTCGTTGCATGGCCGGGATCGAAACGGAAAAGGACGCCCATCATAGACAAGCGGCGCCGAAGGTGGCGGTGATGGATGGTGCCCGTGGGTGCGGGCCCCGGACGCAGACGTGCTGGAGGTGGGCGGGCGGGCCCCGGCCGAGACAGTTGCCGACCCGACCACATCGGCGTCGCTATGCCCGAGTGGGCAAGGCATCTTCTGGAGCCGCTAACGACGCGACAAGGCCCACCGAGAAGCCCAGCGACATGTGCGCTTGAGCAGACCCGTTACCGGCAAGGCCCGTCGCGGCTGAATCGCGCTCGCGGTCGCGACGGCCCATCATGCCGAGACGCTGCAAAAAGCGCGGTGCTGCCGGTGTCCCTGCGGACGCCGGACCGCCTTCGCCGGTGCTTGCAGCGCGATCGCGTTCGTTGCTCAGCGCTGGCAGTGGCCACACCAGACGCTGGCGCGTTGGCCGATGCTGGCGTGGCGCAGCGTGCGTCCGCAACGCTTGCAGGCCTCGCCCTCGCGGCCGTAGACCGACAGCTCCTGCTCGAAGTAGCCCGGCGCCCCATCCGGGCTGATGAAATCGCGCAAGGTCGTGCCGCCGCGCTGGATCGCATAGCCCAGGATCGCCTTGGCTGCCTCGGCCAGGCGTGCGTAACGGGAACGCGAGACGTCGCCGGCCTCGCGCAGCGGACTGATGCCCGCCTGGAACAGGCTCTCGGCCGCGTAGATGTTGCCCACCCCGACCACGATGCGCTGATCCATCAGGAAGGTCTTGACCGGCGCAGTGCGGCCGCGGCTGAGCCGGAACAGATGATCGCCGTCGAACGCATCCGACAGCGGCTCCGGCCCCAACTCGGCGAGCAGCGGATGGGTCTCGCCCGGCGCCTGCCACAGCAGGCAGCCGAACCGGCGCGGGTCGTTGAAGCGGAGCACCCGGCCGTCTTCCAGGCTGATGTCGACGTGGTCGTGCGCCCGCGGCGGCGTATCGCCCGGCAGCACGCGCAAGCTGCCGGACATGCCCAGATGCAGCAGCGCACTGCCGACCGCGGTATCCAGCAACAAGTACTTCGCGCGCCGGCGAATGCCGTCGATGCGCTGCCCCGGCAACTGCTCGGCCACCTCCGGCGGAATCGGCCAGCGCAGATCCGGCCGCCGCAGGATCACCCCATGGATGCGCCGCCCAGACAGATGCGGCTCCAGACCGCGCCGGGTGGTTTCGACTTCGGGGAGTTCGGGCATGGACGCAGTCGCGGACAGTCGGCGGACGAGATGATCGCCAACTGTAGCACCAGGGTCGTCTATCCCCTGTC encodes the following:
- a CDS encoding glucan biosynthesis protein, which gives rise to MQRRDFLKNAAAAFAAMGLPAMPMLGQAAPAVGLRRLGKPQPFDYAWLKGHARAMADAPYQSHKRALPAPVEGLTWDQYQSIRYRQDHALWAAEQGPKFQAKFFHLGLYFKTPVHMFDLVDGQAQELAYDSAAFDYGSSGLKGKPLPKELGFAGFRLNTKQDTERDFAAFLGASYFRAVGKEGQYGQSARGLAIDTGTGGPEEFPDFIAYWLEQPKAGSDTVVVYALLDSPSVAGAYRFAITNGDVLLMDIDSALYPRKTIERLGLGPCTSMYQVGENDRRMDWDWRPEIHDTDGLAMWTGGGEWIWRPLCNPPHLRFNMFVDENPRGFGLLQRDRNFDHYQDDGVFYEKRPCLWVEPKQGWGKGSVQLVEIPTVDETFDNIVAFWNPQDKPQPGQELLFGYRLYWGAQAPASSPLAHCVATRTGLGGVVGQKRHYFSWRFAVDFVGGELAKLGKEKDAKVEAVLQLNRGRTEIVSARPLHEISGYRAMFDVVPPDDGTEQIDIRLYLRSGERPLTETWLYQWTPPPAAERKLY
- the mutM gene encoding bifunctional DNA-formamidopyrimidine glycosylase/DNA-(apurinic or apyrimidinic site) lyase encodes the protein MPELPEVETTRRGLEPHLSGRRIHGVILRRPDLRWPIPPEVAEQLPGQRIDGIRRRAKYLLLDTAVGSALLHLGMSGSLRVLPGDTPPRAHDHVDISLEDGRVLRFNDPRRFGCLLWQAPGETHPLLAELGPEPLSDAFDGDHLFRLSRGRTAPVKTFLMDQRIVVGVGNIYAAESLFQAGISPLREAGDVSRSRYARLAEAAKAILGYAIQRGGTTLRDFISPDGAPGYFEQELSVYGREGEACKRCGRTLRHASIGQRASVWCGHCQR